Below is a genomic region from Desulfonauticus submarinus.
GAAGAAAAAACACAGCGAGAGAGAACTCTCGCTGTGTAAAGGTAAAAGAAGTGGATAAGTAGAGGTTTTTAGAAGGGAGGCAGTATGCTATATCCTAAGAATCCTTTGGTTGTGTAGCGAATACCTACATAAAAAGCCAACACTACAAACAATCTCTTCAACCAAATGTCTGGAATATATTTGGAAGTCCTTGGACCAATCACTGATCCTACTATTATTCCTAACAATTCCACTCCTATTAAAGGCCAAAATACAGGAGTACCTTTAACAAACATATAAGAAAATATACTTGTAATCATACCTATCAATACTGCTAATGCTGAAGTTCCTGCAACCAAATACATGGGCAAACCTGCAACACTAGTCAAAAATGGTACTAATAAAAATCCACCACCTACTCCCAAAAAGGAAGCTATTGCAGCAATAAAAAATCCACCAACTACTGGAATCAATGGATTAAAAGAAAATTCTACTCCATAAAATGTAAATACTACTCTGGTTAAACTAAATGACCTTACCTTTACTCCTAACTCACTCTCATCTATCTGAGCACCTTCTTTTTGCTTCTTCACACTCTCCTGAAATGCTTTGGCTGCCTCTTTGGCCTTCTTCTTCTTAGCCTGACCTGCTGGAGTGGTCTCGTAAAATAAATAACACCCCAAAAACAACACAAATAATCCAAAATATCCAATATATTGCTTTAAAGAAATCTTACCAGCTGTAATTACTGGTACCAAATAACTACCACTAATAGATCCAATGGCTAACGCTAATCCCAACGGCAATACAAGTCTGCCCATCTTCCAATAATTAAATGATGATATTGCTGCACTCGTACCTACCAACCATTGGTTAGATACCCTAATTGAGTCCGTTAATACCTTATTTAATACTGGAGATGTCTTCTTAAAGGTAGAGGCATAGTTGCCTAAACCATACACCGTAATATGACCAACTCCTGCCATTATCCCACCAAATGCTCCTACTGTAGAAAATATCCAACCTACCCATATGGCCCAAAAAAAACCAACTATTAAATTAATCTGAGGAGCTCCTGGTATCCCTAAATAACCCTTTGCTGCCCCTTCATTAATCATCCCCGCTCCCTCTCCCTTAGGAGCCTGCGCTATCGCTTCACCTAACCTGTCCGCTAACGCAGGATGACTAGTTAAAAACAATAAGCCTAAAACAAGAAATGAAAATAACCACAATCTTTTCTTTAGCATATACCCTCCTTATGTTAAGAATGTTTTAGCCACTTTGACTTAAAAGCAACTTTTGAGCAAAATCTTGGCGTGCAAATCTAGAAGCCTGATTAGGACGGACAAAAGTTAGAGCTCTCGTAGTACAGGCACTTACACAAGCAGGATCTAATCCCTCATCAATGCGATCTTGGCATAAATCACACTTTATAACTTGACCATTTAGCTCATCCCATTGAGGAACTTTCCAAGGACAGGCCAAAATACACGCTTTACAGCCTACGCATAAACTTTTTTCTACATAAACAATTCCATCTTCTCTTCGTCTCATTGCCCCGGTAGGACAGGCTGCTACACACCATGGATTTTCACAATGAAAACAAGGTAAAAAGATTGTTGGATAGGCTGGTTTACCTTGTTTCTCTATAGGTCCTATGCTCACAAGTTGACCTAACTTTGCTCCAGGTGGAACTTTGTTTTTGGCTTTACAGTGTACTTCACACGCCTTACAACTTATACATCGTTTTTGATTTAAGTGAATGAAATAATTACTCATAAAACTTACCTCACCTTTATGGAATTAATTGGTTAACAGAGTTTATTAAAAAATGCAATATATTTTGCGGAATTATACCAATAAGGACAATACTTATACTTAAGGCCAGAGCCACTAAGCGACAATTGAATGAAATGTCAAGAGATGGGTTATTGGTTTCTTTAGTGTAAGCAAATCGAACTAAATTTAGATAATAAAATATAGCAATGGCGGTATTAATTGCTCCGATAATAACTAGCCAATTAAATCCATATCCCCAAGCAGAAGAAAGAAGAAGGAATTTCCCAATAAAACCAATAGTTGGAGGAATTCCAGCTAATCCAAAGGCTGCAGCAGCTAATACAAAGGCTAGAAATGGTTCGCGCTTATAGAGGCCTTTTAGGTTGTCTATGGTT
It encodes:
- a CDS encoding sulfite exporter TauE/SafE family protein, which gives rise to MLKKRLWLFSFLVLGLLFLTSHPALADRLGEAIAQAPKGEGAGMINEGAAKGYLGIPGAPQINLIVGFFWAIWVGWIFSTVGAFGGIMAGVGHITVYGLGNYASTFKKTSPVLNKVLTDSIRVSNQWLVGTSAAISSFNYWKMGRLVLPLGLALAIGSISGSYLVPVITAGKISLKQYIGYFGLFVLFLGCYLFYETTPAGQAKKKKAKEAAKAFQESVKKQKEGAQIDESELGVKVRSFSLTRVVFTFYGVEFSFNPLIPVVGGFFIAAIASFLGVGGGFLLVPFLTSVAGLPMYLVAGTSALAVLIGMITSIFSYMFVKGTPVFWPLIGVELLGIIVGSVIGPRTSKYIPDIWLKRLFVVLAFYVGIRYTTKGFLGYSILPPF
- a CDS encoding 4Fe-4S dicluster domain-containing protein, with the translated sequence MSNYFIHLNQKRCISCKACEVHCKAKNKVPPGAKLGQLVSIGPIEKQGKPAYPTIFLPCFHCENPWCVAACPTGAMRRREDGIVYVEKSLCVGCKACILACPWKVPQWDELNGQVIKCDLCQDRIDEGLDPACVSACTTRALTFVRPNQASRFARQDFAQKLLLSQSG